From the genome of Methanoregula boonei 6A8:
TACCCGTGATTACCAGAATATCGGGGTGCATGCACCGCAATGGCAGGACCTTCATGCTGTGGTAACAAGGGCGGCGGACCCGGCAAATCCCGGACCGGTGGCTCTCAAAATAACAATTGACAAGGATCTGGAAGTCTACGCTGATGCGATGCTTGAAAAGGTCTTCTTTAATCTCATCGACAACGCACTCCGGTACGGCGGCGGGGATCTCACCAGGATCGCTCTTTCTGTCCGCACGGAGTGTTCCTGCATCATCATCACCTGCCAGGATGACGGGCCGGGGATTCCGGATGCAGAAAAAGAACGGATATTTGATTCAGGGTTCGGGAAGAACACCGGTCTTGGCCTCTTTTTGGCCCGGGAGATTCTTGGAATCTCCGGGCTCTCGATCCGGGAAACCGGGATATCCGGCAAAGGCGCCTGCTTCGAGATTACTGTGCCGGAACAGGCATGGCGGCGTAAGCGTGTTCCCTCCTTGAAGTGACAGATCTTCTTTTAAAAAGTGGATGATGATCCTCTTACAGGATCTTTTTTCCTGCATCCGGGCCGGGCTTGATGGTGTACACGCCGGTAATTTTCATGACTATTGCCGACTTGGGCTCAAGCGTGGCCTTAAGCGACTTGACCCATGCAACATCCTCGGTGAAGATCGTTCCGCTGGTGTGGATAGTAACGGTGCCCTTGATCTGGTAGCCTCCTTTCTCGCCCCAGAACGTGAGGGCGACCCTCGGGTTCTCCTTTATGTTGGCAAGTGTCTTGTTGAAGTACTGGTCAGAGACCAGGATCGTCTCATCGTCCAGGAGCTTGTATGCCCCGATCGGGACGGCATTGGGGGTGCCGTCTTTTGCAGCTGTGGCAAAGTAAGCGGTTTTTGTAGCTGCAAGCGATTCTTTGATTTCTGCGGTGAGTTTTGCCATATAGGGTTCCTCACTTCATAATCTCCAAAAGGACTCTTAATGGTTTTGCCGTCCGTTTTTTTTTGGACTCTGCAGTGAAAACCTGTTGCCTGCCACCAACAGGTTAATGAAGGGCCCAAGAATAAAAAAGGACATATGCATACCTTCATGTTCACGGCGGACTCTCCGGATGAGCTCTCGCATGGGATCCGTGAGCAGCAATCACGTTTTACCCCGACTCTTGCGATTGTTTTCTCTTCTCCGTCGCTCGATATGGGGGCCTGTGTCCGGGCCCTTGAAGGATCAGGATGTGATGTTTTTGGTGCATCAACTGCAGGGGAGATCCTGACCGGTGCCGGGGCTTCAAAGGTCTTTGAGCAGTCCGCCACCTGCTGCCTGCTCGATCCGGACCCGTCGATCTTTGCGGTCCGTCTCTTTCCTCGCAACGACGTCCCCCCATTTGAACTGGGGGAGCAGGCAGGCCGCTGGGCAGCCGGCTGTTTTGCACAGCCGGCTATTCTTTTGGCGGTTTCGGGGCTTACCAATAACGCCGAGGCGATTATCCGTGGGATGGAAAAACATCTCCCGACAGGCACGGTGATTGCCGGGGGCGTTGCCGCTGATGACACGGCGTTTCTTGAAACTACGGTCTTTACGGCAACCTCCCTAACAAGCGATGGTATTGTAGTGCTGGCATTTGACACCGCCCGAGTCTCCCTTTCCAGTTTTACCACGAGCGGGTGGACCGGTATTGGTGTGGAAATGACAGTTATGTCTTCCGCCGGCAACATTGTCCGGCAAATCGACGGAAAAAACCCGCTCGATCTCGTTGCAGATTACCTCAATATCAGTAAAGAGGTTGTGGTCAGCACGGCGCTGAATTTTCCGATGCTGGTACAACGGCCCGATGGAAGCGAAGTGCTCAGGACTGCACTTTCCGCAGATTACACAACCGGTGCCCTGATCTATGCCGGGAGTGTCCCTGAAGGATCAAAGATCCGGTTTTCGAGCTCCTTTGGTACTGAGACCATTGAAAAAACTATCCGTGAAATGATCGCGTACTATGAAAAGAATCCCGAGGCTGATCTGGTCATCCTCTTTGACTGCTGTGCCCGCCACCAGGCCGCCGGTGCCTACGTAAACGACGAGATCTCCGCCATCGCCGATCTCTGGAAGGTACCGGTCATCGGTTTTTTCACGTATGGCGAGATCGGGCATTCACCTTCAGGGAAATGCGATCTTTTTAACGAGACGCTCTCCCTTGCCCTGCTCAAATTCAGATGACGCTCATGAAGCCGACTGACGAACTCAGGGAACTCATTGGCCCGGTATTGGCGCATGTTGAAACTCGCGATGCAGAGCGTATAGAAAAGATCCTCCGCCGCATAGAAAAGCACGCCGAGCTCCAGGAGAGAAAGCTTCAGCGGGCTATCCTTGACCGTCAGGCTGTCCATTCCTTAATGAACCGGACCGCAGGTGATCTTGCAAAGCGGTACCAGACCCTCTTTGAACAGGATAGCAATCCGAAAGTGATTATAGAAAAAGACGGGACAATATCGCTTGCAAACAATAGTTTCTGCCTCCTCATCCATGAAATGCGAGGAGATGTTGAGAGTAAAAAGAACATCTGCGATTACCTCGACGGAATGATCTGCGATCCCCTGAGTGATGACGCCGCTCCCCGGGACGATCTCTCGCCCCCGGACCTCTCCTCCGGCCAGATCCACACTGCCGGTGGTGAATTTATCGATGTTCTCATAAACAAGGGCAGTTTCCCCGGGAGCACCCAGAGTATTGTTACCCTTATAAACGTCAGCGAACGAATGCGGCTGGAGCGGGAGCTCCTGGAAACTTCCGGGTTCCTCTCTGGGATCCTTCAGGCATCCCCGGTTGGGTTCCACATGACGGACACTAAGGGAAATTACGTGTACGTGAACGAGACCTGGTCAGCCATTACCGGGTTTGCCCCGGACCAGGTGCAGGGAAAGTATTATTCCCTTATCCTTCACCCTGATGACTGCGACCGCATCGCCGATGAGATCGAGGAAATTGCCAAAAGAAGAGTATCCCGCGAGATCGAGACCAGGATTATCAGGCCCGATGGCACCGTCCGCTGGATTTTCAATCATTCCGTACCTGTTATCGATGATGGGGGGCAGCTGACCGGCTGGGTGGGAGCGGTCAGTGATATCACGGAGCGAAAAAAGATTGAAACAGCCTTAAAAGAGAGCGAGGAAAAATACCGGGCCCTCACGGAAAACACAGGGGACGTCCTCTATTCCGTGGATATGGACGGGAATATTACCTATGTTTCCCCGCAGGTCAGCAGGTACGGGTACACGCAGGAAGAGGTGATCAGCATGCCGCTTTCCGCATTCATCCATCCGCTGGACATTTCCCGTGTGAGAAAGTCTCTTGCCTCTCAAGCACAGGACCGGGTCCACACCATTTCCACGTTCCGGATCTTTTCCCGTAACGGAAATATCCACTGGCTGGAAGGCAAAAGTACCCTGCAGACCGATGCATCAGGAAAACCCCTGAGTTTTTTGGGGATTCTCCGGGATGTGACGGATCGGAAACACGCAGAAGATGCGATCGCGCTTGCAAACCGCAAGCTCAACCTGATGAACAATGTCACCCGGCACGATATCCTCAACACGATCACCGGTGTGTACGGTTTTATCGATATGGCAAACGCCACCTCATGTGAGGAGGAGCGGGTACAGCTGCTCCACGATGTCAAGGATCTCGTAGGCATTATCCAGCGCCAAATCAACTTCACCAAGCAGTACCAGGAAGTCGGGATCCAAGAGCCCCAGTGGCAGCGGGTGGCAGCGGTTATCGAGCGTGTGATCCCGAATTTTTCCCGGTCCGGGCTTGAGTTTGCCGTCGAACTGGACCGGCTTGAGATCTATGCAGACCCCCTGCTTGAAAAAGTGTTTTACAATCTGATCGACAATGCCATTCGGTACGGGGACACGCTCACCACCATTTCCGCCCGTTTCGATCTTTCCCCCGCCGGCCTTTCCCTTATTATCGAAGACAATGGCGTGGGCATTTCCTCTGAGGAGAAGGAGCAGATCTTTGAGCGGGGGATCGGGAAAAATACCGGCCTTGGCCTTTTTATGACCCGTGAGATTCTCGGTATTACAGGCATCACAATTACCGAGAACGGTGAACCCGGCAAAGGAGCAATGTTTGTGCTTTCTGTGCCCCGGGGAGCATACCGCCTTGCGGATAAAGATTGAGGGTACTGGATCCGGTACGCAAGAAACAGCCGGCCTGGTGCGTTGCATCCTTGTGGCCTGCCTCCTGCACCGGTTGCCGCCGGCGCACCGGATGCATGTAGGCATCTTCTTTGTCTAAAGATCGATCCCGCCGCCTGCATGCTTAAGTCTCGGGGGTGCAATGGTTTTAGTTAAAATACCGGAAAAATAAACTTTTTACAAAACCGGCCGGGACTACAATGTACTTTGAGGAGAGAAAATAACGTGCCGCAAAAAACCAACCTGAACTACTGGATTGATTACTGGAACCGGACCAATCCCGCATCCGATCTCATGGACGAAGAGAGCCTTGTCTCCTTCTGGGACAAGCGCTCCGAGGATTTCGCAGACAAGATCGCAACAGCCGGGGGCCGGAAGCGTTCACGGGAGAACATTGCGCTGCTTGAGGCCTCCGGGTTTTGCGCAGAGGGCGCACGGGTTCTCGATATCGGTTGCGGGGCCGGGTCTCTTTCCCTGCCCCTTGCCCGTGCGGGAGCAGAGGTCACCTCGTTTGACATATCCCCGGGCATGCTTGCCCAGGTACAACGCGTTGCGGACCGCGAGGGACTTTCGGTCACCACCATTGCTGGTTCGTGGTGGACCGCGAATATCGACCGTCTGGGATTCCGTGAAAAGTTCGATCTCGTGATAAGTTCCATGACCCCGGCAATAAAGGATGCAGAGACGCTTGAGCGGATGATCACCTGTTCGCGGGCTTCCTGCTTCTACATCGGCTCGTTTCCCGGCGGCAGGGATGCGATTCTATCAGATCTGCTTTCACGGATCGGGAAAATTCCCTCACCCCGCCGTCCTCCCATGGGCTTCCTCTTCCCGTTCATGTACCTGTACCTCAAAGGCTATCGCCCGGAGGTTACTTTTTCCCGCCGCAGGTGGAACGAAACGCTTGACACAAAAAAGGCTGCCGCCCATGCGATCGATATCATCAGCCACGATCAGACCGTTACCCCGGCAATGAATCGGGCGATCCAGCGGTACTACAAAGAGACGGCAGTTGACGGGAAATGCATCTTTAAAAACGAGATGTTCCTGGGCATGATGGTCTGGAAGGTCCGGCCATAACCCTGGGTCGGCGGCGATAATTTTTGATTTCTGATCTTTTTTTGATCTTTTTGCGTGGTTATCCTTCCATCTCCCCGGTCCGGATCCGGATCGCCTGCTCAACCGGCAGGACAAAAATCCTCCCGTCCCCATTCGCCCCGGTCCAGGCGCTCTCCCTGATGGTCGAAACGAGATCTTCAACGTCCCGGTCATGGGACACGATCTCGATCCTGACCTTGACAAGGATATCGATAGTAAGCCTCCCGCCCCGGTACACAAGGGCGATCCCTTTCTGTGCTCCCCGTCCTTTTGCCTCCGCGGTGGTCATGCCGATGTAGCCTTTGTCTTCGAGCGCTTTTTTTACGGCGCCAAACCGTTCCGGCCGGATCAGGGCAATGACCAGTTTCATATCAGTCACCGGTTAACAACTGCCTCCTCTGCTCACGATATGCGGAGAGATCCGGGGGATGGGATGTGTACCGGAGGGACTCGTGGCAGGGAATACTCATGCGTATCCGGTATTCTCAGTTTATGTTATTAAAATATTATGGAAGTATTCTTCCATCATGTTTATACTAAATACTTTACAATCCAACATTTTTCCGGTCATGCGGACGCACAAAGGGT
Proteins encoded in this window:
- a CDS encoding FIST signal transduction protein; translation: MHTFMFTADSPDELSHGIREQQSRFTPTLAIVFSSPSLDMGACVRALEGSGCDVFGASTAGEILTGAGASKVFEQSATCCLLDPDPSIFAVRLFPRNDVPPFELGEQAGRWAAGCFAQPAILLAVSGLTNNAEAIIRGMEKHLPTGTVIAGGVAADDTAFLETTVFTATSLTSDGIVVLAFDTARVSLSSFTTSGWTGIGVEMTVMSSAGNIVRQIDGKNPLDLVADYLNISKEVVVSTALNFPMLVQRPDGSEVLRTALSADYTTGALIYAGSVPEGSKIRFSSSFGTETIEKTIREMIAYYEKNPEADLVILFDCCARHQAAGAYVNDEISAIADLWKVPVIGFFTYGEIGHSPSGKCDLFNETLSLALLKFR
- a CDS encoding pyridoxamine 5'-phosphate oxidase family protein, with product MAKLTAEIKESLAATKTAYFATAAKDGTPNAVPIGAYKLLDDETILVSDQYFNKTLANIKENPRVALTFWGEKGGYQIKGTVTIHTSGTIFTEDVAWVKSLKATLEPKSAIVMKITGVYTIKPGPDAGKKIL
- a CDS encoding PAS domain S-box protein, whose translation is MKPTDELRELIGPVLAHVETRDAERIEKILRRIEKHAELQERKLQRAILDRQAVHSLMNRTAGDLAKRYQTLFEQDSNPKVIIEKDGTISLANNSFCLLIHEMRGDVESKKNICDYLDGMICDPLSDDAAPRDDLSPPDLSSGQIHTAGGEFIDVLINKGSFPGSTQSIVTLINVSERMRLERELLETSGFLSGILQASPVGFHMTDTKGNYVYVNETWSAITGFAPDQVQGKYYSLILHPDDCDRIADEIEEIAKRRVSREIETRIIRPDGTVRWIFNHSVPVIDDGGQLTGWVGAVSDITERKKIETALKESEEKYRALTENTGDVLYSVDMDGNITYVSPQVSRYGYTQEEVISMPLSAFIHPLDISRVRKSLASQAQDRVHTISTFRIFSRNGNIHWLEGKSTLQTDASGKPLSFLGILRDVTDRKHAEDAIALANRKLNLMNNVTRHDILNTITGVYGFIDMANATSCEEERVQLLHDVKDLVGIIQRQINFTKQYQEVGIQEPQWQRVAAVIERVIPNFSRSGLEFAVELDRLEIYADPLLEKVFYNLIDNAIRYGDTLTTISARFDLSPAGLSLIIEDNGVGISSEEKEQIFERGIGKNTGLGLFMTREILGITGITITENGEPGKGAMFVLSVPRGAYRLADKD
- a CDS encoding P-II family nitrogen regulator produces the protein MKLVIALIRPERFGAVKKALEDKGYIGMTTAEAKGRGAQKGIALVYRGGRLTIDILVKVRIEIVSHDRDVEDLVSTIRESAWTGANGDGRIFVLPVEQAIRIRTGEMEG
- a CDS encoding class I SAM-dependent methyltransferase, translated to MPQKTNLNYWIDYWNRTNPASDLMDEESLVSFWDKRSEDFADKIATAGGRKRSRENIALLEASGFCAEGARVLDIGCGAGSLSLPLARAGAEVTSFDISPGMLAQVQRVADREGLSVTTIAGSWWTANIDRLGFREKFDLVISSMTPAIKDAETLERMITCSRASCFYIGSFPGGRDAILSDLLSRIGKIPSPRRPPMGFLFPFMYLYLKGYRPEVTFSRRRWNETLDTKKAAAHAIDIISHDQTVTPAMNRAIQRYYKETAVDGKCIFKNEMFLGMMVWKVRP